The Hyphomicrobiales bacterium genome has a window encoding:
- the pdxY gene encoding Pyridoxal kinase PdxY, whose protein sequence is MNILSIQSHVAYGHVGNASATFPMQRLGVEVWPIHTVQFSNHTGYGNWKGRVFDGGMIDEVMEGIAERGVLAGCDGVISGYMGSADIGHAILSAVEKVRAANPKALYCCDPVIGDVGRGVFVRPGIPEFMREQAVPAADIVTPNQFELELLTDIEIKTIADAHRAVEALRDAGPKVVMVTSLVTEETPADSIDLMAADAKGSWRVRTPKLDVSVNGAGDAIAALFFTHYLREGSAAAALSKASSSIYGLLKRTKEAGSREILTVAAQDEFVTPSQIFEPEAV, encoded by the coding sequence ATGAACATTCTCTCGATCCAGTCCCATGTCGCCTATGGCCATGTGGGCAACGCCTCGGCGACCTTCCCGATGCAGAGGCTCGGCGTCGAAGTCTGGCCGATTCACACGGTGCAGTTCTCGAACCACACCGGCTACGGCAACTGGAAGGGCAGGGTCTTCGACGGCGGCATGATCGACGAGGTGATGGAGGGCATCGCCGAGCGCGGCGTGCTTGCCGGCTGCGACGGCGTGATCTCCGGCTATATGGGCTCGGCCGATATCGGCCACGCGATCCTCTCCGCGGTCGAGAAGGTGCGGGCCGCCAACCCGAAGGCGCTCTATTGCTGCGATCCGGTGATCGGCGATGTCGGCCGCGGCGTCTTCGTGCGGCCGGGCATTCCGGAGTTCATGCGCGAGCAGGCCGTGCCGGCCGCCGACATCGTGACGCCGAACCAGTTCGAGCTTGAGCTGCTAACCGATATCGAGATCAAGACCATCGCCGATGCGCACCGCGCGGTGGAGGCGCTGCGCGATGCCGGGCCGAAGGTGGTGATGGTGACCTCGCTCGTCACCGAGGAGACGCCGGCCGACTCGATCGATCTGATGGCGGCGGACGCCAAGGGCAGCTGGCGGGTGCGCACACCCAAGCTCGACGTCAGCGTCAACGGCGCGGGCGATGCGATCGCAGCCCTGTTCTTCACCCATTACCTGCGCGAGGGATCGGCGGCGGCCGCGCTGTCGAAGGCGTCTTCTTCGATCTACGGCCTGCTGAAACGCACCAAGGAAGCAGGCTCGCGCGAGATCCTGACCGTTGCGGCCCAGGACGAGTTCGTCACGCCCTCCCAGATCTTCGAGCCGGAAGCGGTCTGA
- a CDS encoding Phenazine biosynthesis protein PhzF — translation MKRRFVTLDVFTTRRHAGNPLAVVVQSEGLDTEAMQAIAREFNLSETVFVSPPEKPGHRAAIRIFTPGAELPFAGHPTVGTAVWLALADEAEGRPAELLVLEETIGPVSCAVAVKGSHAGHAVFTLPRLPERAGEAAAPEALAAALGLSSGDIGFGAHVPAIFSAGVPYTFIPLASGEAVAKARPDLGRWDGAMRGGAAFAYSRETAETGHHFHARMFAPNIGILEDPATGSAAAAFAGTVMAFDKPEDGDHRLVIEQGYEMGRPSQMALELSVRNGTLVSARIGGSAVVVSEGVLL, via the coding sequence ATGAAACGCCGCTTCGTCACGCTCGACGTTTTCACCACGCGCCGCCATGCCGGCAATCCGCTGGCGGTGGTGGTGCAGTCCGAAGGGCTCGATACGGAGGCGATGCAGGCCATCGCCCGCGAGTTCAACCTGTCCGAGACGGTCTTCGTCTCGCCGCCCGAAAAGCCGGGACACCGCGCGGCGATCCGCATCTTCACGCCGGGTGCGGAACTGCCTTTCGCCGGCCACCCGACGGTTGGTACGGCGGTCTGGCTCGCGCTCGCCGACGAGGCCGAGGGGCGGCCCGCCGAATTGCTGGTGCTGGAAGAGACGATCGGGCCGGTCTCCTGCGCCGTCGCGGTCAAGGGCAGCCATGCCGGCCACGCGGTCTTCACCCTGCCGCGCCTGCCGGAACGAGCCGGGGAAGCCGCGGCTCCGGAGGCGCTTGCCGCCGCGCTCGGGCTTTCGTCCGGGGATATCGGCTTCGGGGCGCATGTCCCGGCGATTTTCAGCGCCGGCGTGCCCTATACCTTCATCCCGCTCGCCTCGGGGGAAGCCGTTGCCAAGGCCCGGCCGGATCTCGGCAGATGGGACGGGGCGATGCGAGGCGGCGCCGCCTTCGCCTATAGCCGCGAGACGGCCGAGACCGGCCATCACTTCCACGCACGCATGTTCGCACCGAATATCGGCATCCTCGAGGATCCGGCGACCGGTTCGGCGGCGGCGGCTTTTGCCGGCACGGTCATGGCCTTCGACAAGCCCGAGGATGGCGACCACCGCCTCGTCATCGAGCAGGGCTACGAAATGGGCCGGCCGTCGCAGATGGCGCTGGAGCTGAGCGTGCGGAATGGCACGCTCGTCTCGGCGCGCATCGGCGGTTCCGCCGTCGTCGTCAGCGAGGGCGTGCTGCTGTGA
- the dcp gene encoding Dipeptidyl carboxypeptidase codes for MSSAETAYPEALLLPAENPFATRWETPFRLPPFAAIRPDHIRPAFDAALAKHKAEIAAIVSDKAVPDFANTIEALERAGRALSRVGGVFYNLTGADTNEALQAIEREMSPITSRHWSAIMMDEGLFARVDAVNAKSDALGLDAEQARLLERSYKGFIRSGAKLNAEDKKRLAAINERLAGLGTQFSQNVLKDESSYALFIEDEVGLAGLPEFVKAAMARAAADRGKPGQHAVTLSRSIIEPFLTFSTRRDLREEAFIAWSKRGENGGESDNRAIVAEMVKLRAEKAKLLGYPTFAHFKLDDAMAKTPEHVRGLLELVWKPAKARAAREAADLATLAQNEGENGAIRPWDWRHYAEKVRQKTYALDEAVLKPYLQLDRVRQAAFDVAGKLFGLSFAERPELAGYHPDVRIFEVTETASGRHIGLFLGDYFARSSKRSGAWMSAFRGQRKLDGETRPIIVNVCNFAKPAEGKPALLSLDDARTLFHEFGHALHGLLSDVTYGSLAGTAVARDFVELPSQLYEHWFLTREVMREYCLHAETGEPIPEALIEKIEKAQTFNQGFATVEYTSSALVDLAFHSLEEPAEVDPLAFEAAELQRLGMPAEITMRHRTPHFTHVFSGDGYSAGYYSYLWSEVMDADAFNAFTETGDVFSPAVAEKLKRYIYSAGDTREAAEAYTLFRGRLPTPDALLDKRGLAA; via the coding sequence ATGAGCTCTGCCGAGACCGCCTATCCCGAAGCCTTGCTGCTTCCGGCGGAAAATCCCTTTGCCACGCGCTGGGAGACGCCGTTCCGCCTGCCGCCCTTCGCAGCGATCAGGCCGGACCATATCCGCCCGGCCTTCGACGCGGCGCTGGCCAAGCACAAGGCCGAGATCGCGGCGATCGTGTCGGACAAGGCCGTTCCGGACTTCGCCAACACGATCGAGGCGCTGGAACGGGCAGGGCGGGCGCTGAGCCGCGTTGGCGGCGTGTTCTACAACCTAACCGGGGCCGACACGAACGAGGCGCTGCAGGCGATCGAGCGCGAGATGTCGCCGATCACCTCGCGGCACTGGTCCGCGATCATGATGGATGAGGGGCTGTTCGCGCGCGTCGATGCGGTCAACGCCAAGAGCGATGCGCTCGGGCTCGATGCCGAGCAGGCGCGGCTTCTGGAGCGGAGCTACAAGGGCTTCATCCGCTCGGGTGCGAAACTGAACGCCGAGGACAAGAAGCGCCTCGCAGCCATCAATGAGCGACTGGCGGGGCTCGGCACGCAGTTCAGCCAGAACGTGCTGAAGGACGAATCCTCCTACGCCCTCTTCATCGAGGACGAGGTCGGCCTTGCCGGCCTGCCGGAATTCGTGAAGGCGGCGATGGCGCGCGCGGCCGCCGACCGCGGCAAGCCGGGCCAGCATGCGGTGACGCTGTCGCGCTCGATCATCGAGCCCTTCCTGACTTTCTCGACTCGCCGGGACCTGCGCGAGGAAGCCTTCATCGCCTGGAGCAAGCGTGGCGAGAATGGTGGGGAGAGCGACAACCGCGCCATCGTCGCCGAGATGGTGAAGCTCAGGGCCGAGAAGGCGAAGCTTCTGGGCTATCCGACCTTTGCGCATTTCAAGCTCGACGACGCCATGGCGAAGACGCCGGAACATGTGCGCGGGTTGCTCGAACTGGTCTGGAAGCCGGCCAAGGCGCGGGCGGCGCGCGAGGCGGCGGATCTTGCGACACTCGCCCAGAACGAGGGCGAGAACGGCGCGATCCGACCCTGGGACTGGCGCCACTATGCCGAGAAGGTTCGGCAGAAGACCTATGCGCTCGACGAGGCCGTGCTGAAGCCCTATCTGCAGCTCGATCGCGTGCGGCAGGCGGCCTTCGACGTGGCCGGCAAGCTGTTCGGCCTGTCCTTCGCTGAGCGGCCTGAGCTTGCGGGCTATCACCCGGATGTCCGCATCTTCGAGGTGACGGAGACCGCGAGCGGGCGCCATATCGGCCTGTTTCTCGGCGATTATTTCGCCCGCTCCTCGAAGCGTTCGGGCGCCTGGATGAGCGCTTTCCGGGGGCAGCGCAAGCTCGATGGCGAAACCCGGCCGATCATCGTCAATGTCTGCAATTTCGCGAAGCCGGCGGAGGGCAAGCCGGCGCTGCTCTCGCTCGACGATGCGCGCACGCTGTTCCACGAGTTCGGCCATGCGCTGCATGGGCTGCTCTCGGATGTGACCTATGGCTCGCTCGCCGGCACGGCGGTCGCGCGCGATTTCGTCGAGTTGCCCTCGCAGCTCTACGAGCACTGGTTCCTGACGCGCGAGGTGATGCGGGAGTATTGCCTGCATGCCGAGACGGGGGAGCCGATCCCGGAGGCCCTGATCGAGAAGATCGAGAAGGCCCAGACCTTCAATCAGGGCTTCGCCACTGTGGAATACACCTCCTCGGCGCTGGTCGATCTCGCCTTCCATTCGCTGGAGGAACCGGCGGAGGTCGATCCGCTCGCCTTCGAGGCGGCGGAGCTTCAGCGCCTCGGCATGCCGGCCGAGATCACCATGCGCCACCGCACGCCGCACTTCACCCATGTCTTCTCGGGCGACGGCTATTCGGCCGGCTATTACAGCTATCTCTGGTCCGAGGTGATGGACGCCGATGCCTTCAACGCCTTCACCGAGACGGGCGACGTGTTCTCGCCCGCTGTCGCGGAGAAGTTGAAGCGCTACATCTATTCGGCCGGCGACACGCGCGAGGCGGCCGAGGCCTACACGCTCTTCCGCGGCCGGCTGCCAACACCGGACGCGCTGCTGGATAAGCGGGGGCTGGCGGCCTGA
- a CDS encoding NUDIX hydrolase gives MSNGVENGTIVRLSRVDARVEPHDWAFARENAGAIETHWARISAGKPSMFNGRVMLQHRAAIRGGVFEAGYFETDYAAFLTWRDVGHPGPAIRNGFAMAALRANDGAFLCGKMGNHTANAGKVYFAAGTPDREDVRSDGTLDLAGSVTRELSEETGLRLDELSVGEGWMAVIEQGRVAFMREVRIDLPAETARGLMLERMKHLEEEELSDIVIVRDLAGSEKHDMPPFMRRYLAHIFDGD, from the coding sequence GTGAGCAATGGCGTCGAGAACGGGACGATCGTCCGGTTGTCGCGGGTCGATGCCCGGGTCGAGCCGCATGACTGGGCTTTCGCGCGCGAGAACGCCGGGGCGATCGAGACGCACTGGGCCAGGATCAGCGCCGGCAAGCCGTCGATGTTCAACGGTCGCGTCATGCTGCAGCACCGCGCCGCGATCCGCGGCGGGGTGTTCGAGGCCGGCTATTTCGAGACGGATTACGCCGCCTTCCTGACCTGGCGCGACGTCGGCCATCCCGGCCCGGCCATCCGCAACGGCTTCGCCATGGCGGCGCTCAGGGCCAATGACGGCGCGTTTCTCTGCGGGAAGATGGGCAACCATACGGCCAATGCCGGCAAGGTCTATTTCGCCGCCGGCACGCCCGATCGGGAGGACGTCCGCTCCGACGGTACGCTCGATCTCGCCGGCAGCGTCACCCGCGAACTCTCGGAGGAGACGGGCTTGCGGCTGGATGAGCTCAGCGTCGGCGAGGGCTGGATGGCCGTGATCGAGCAGGGGCGCGTCGCCTTCATGCGCGAGGTTCGCATCGATCTGCCCGCCGAGACGGCGCGCGGGCTGATGCTGGAGCGGATGAAGCACCTCGAAGAGGAGGAACTCTCCGATATCGTGATCGTGCGCGATCTGGCGGGGAGCGAAAAGCACGACATGCCGCCCTTCATGCGCCGCTATCTCGCACATATCTTCGACGGTGACTGA
- a CDS encoding conserved hypothetical protein (Evidence 4 : Unknown function but conserved in other organisms), producing MKLRVGTFNVENLLTRHRFEPGGRTETAAAMSLFHFPRADERDAVERSLAVALEDDKRQMTALAIAEAQADLWMLQEVDSLASLQAFFANYVHRIADHRYGHFTLLDGNDRRNIDIGFAARRDLFGPGQVTVRSHKDVTFAEAGVHDRELAMLGIGPHGKVFARDCLEVELTFGGRRLSLFGCHFKSMNNGREDGRTVTLPVRRAEARAVRWLIQQRFGGGWRETNWIVLGDLNGYRYGLGPEAEPVDEGPSGIEPLLDGFAVDPMEAQPAHERWTHFRRYWSESQERLIDSHMPLDHILLSPALAAANPAPAMQMIRRGLPYRVPLDPREPDRSMARLATCADRYPRVGWDRPKASDHCPLTIDLDIPEG from the coding sequence ATGAAGCTGCGCGTCGGCACCTTCAACGTCGAGAATCTGTTGACGCGCCATCGCTTCGAGCCGGGCGGACGGACGGAGACGGCGGCGGCGATGTCGCTGTTCCATTTCCCGCGCGCCGACGAGCGCGACGCGGTGGAGCGTTCGCTCGCGGTCGCGCTGGAGGACGACAAGCGTCAGATGACGGCGCTCGCCATCGCCGAGGCGCAGGCCGATCTCTGGATGCTGCAGGAGGTCGATTCGCTGGCGAGCCTGCAGGCCTTCTTCGCCAATTACGTCCACCGCATCGCCGACCATCGCTACGGCCATTTCACGCTGCTCGACGGCAATGATCGCCGCAACATCGATATCGGCTTCGCGGCCCGGCGCGACCTCTTCGGGCCGGGGCAGGTCACCGTCCGCTCGCACAAGGACGTGACCTTCGCCGAGGCCGGCGTGCACGACCGCGAGCTCGCCATGCTCGGCATCGGGCCGCATGGCAAGGTCTTCGCGCGCGACTGCCTGGAGGTGGAGCTGACCTTCGGGGGCAGGCGGCTCAGCCTGTTCGGCTGCCATTTCAAGTCGATGAACAATGGTCGCGAGGATGGACGGACAGTGACACTCCCGGTGCGCCGCGCCGAGGCGCGGGCGGTGCGATGGCTGATCCAGCAGCGCTTCGGCGGCGGCTGGCGCGAGACCAACTGGATCGTGCTGGGCGATCTCAACGGCTATCGCTACGGCCTCGGGCCGGAAGCCGAGCCCGTCGACGAGGGGCCGAGCGGCATCGAGCCGCTGCTGGACGGTTTCGCCGTCGATCCGATGGAGGCACAGCCCGCGCATGAACGCTGGACGCATTTCCGGCGCTACTGGTCGGAGAGCCAGGAGAGGCTGATCGACAGCCATATGCCGCTCGACCATATCCTGCTGTCGCCCGCGCTGGCAGCGGCCAATCCGGCGCCCGCCATGCAGATGATCCGGCGCGGCCTGCCCTATCGCGTGCCGCTCGATCCACGCGAGCCGGACCGCTCGATGGCGCGGCTGGCGACCTGCGCCGATCGCTATCCGCGCGTCGGTTGGGACCGCCCCAAGGCTTCCGACCATTGCCCGCTCACGATCGATCTCGACATCCCTGAAGGGTGA
- a CDS encoding Protein MgtC (modular protein), whose product MDEIELVLRLLAGLAAGLVVGWQRTVQRKSAGLRTFGLVGIGTAAAASLFSETLHPDAASRVVQGVLTGIGFLGAGLIIHRNGETMPHGLTTAAAIWVTAALGCSAGLGKWLVTLTATALALILLVIDHSLERRLHPWPRTTMLLARLNKRRHLREGRGGAFRWLGRFRPKGRISHDAVESRPCRRADAHAGHPQPAAGGPAADAGRGAAGSSHRIAT is encoded by the coding sequence GTGGACGAAATCGAGTTGGTGCTTCGGCTGCTGGCCGGTCTGGCGGCGGGCCTCGTGGTCGGCTGGCAGAGGACCGTCCAGCGCAAGAGCGCAGGATTGCGGACTTTCGGCCTGGTCGGAATCGGGACGGCGGCGGCTGCGAGCCTGTTCAGCGAGACGCTCCATCCCGATGCGGCAAGCCGTGTCGTTCAAGGCGTGCTGACGGGCATCGGCTTTCTCGGTGCGGGCCTCATCATCCACCGCAATGGCGAGACGATGCCGCATGGCCTGACCACCGCGGCGGCGATCTGGGTCACCGCAGCGCTGGGCTGTTCCGCCGGGTTGGGAAAATGGCTGGTGACGCTGACGGCCACGGCTCTGGCGCTTATCCTGCTCGTCATCGACCATTCCCTGGAGCGCCGGTTGCACCCCTGGCCCCGGACGACGATGCTTCTCGCCCGCCTGAATAAGCGGCGGCACCTCCGGGAAGGGCGTGGCGGAGCCTTTCGATGGCTCGGGCGTTTCCGTCCGAAAGGACGAATTTCGCATGATGCAGTTGAATCGAGGCCTTGCCGCCGCGCCGACGCCCACGCCGGCCATCCCCAACCCGCCGCCGGAGGCCCCGCCGCTGACGCCGGGCGAGGTGCCGCCGGCTCCTCCCATCGAATCGCCACCTGA
- the rutG gene encoding pyrimidine:H(+) symporter: protein MGYFPNWTLKTSGAVMPDERLPTGQTVIAGLQHVVAMFGSTVLAPVLMGFDPNVAIFFSGIATLLFFVITRGQLPSYLGSSFAFIGVVIAATGYAGSGPNPNIGVALGGIIACGAVYAVIGLVVQGVGTAWIEKLLPPVVTGAVVAAIGLNLTSVAISMISASPYTKWIALFTVVSVALVAVYGRGLPQRLPVLIGGLAAYILYALTASSFGAPTIDFGKIGAAAWFGLPQFVAPVFDMKAITLIVPVAIILVAENLGHIKGISVMTGRNFDHLIGRGFFADGLGTMIAGSGGGTGVTTYAENMGVMAVTRVYSTLVFVAAGIIALLLGFSPKFGAVIGTIPVAVLGGLAVVVFGLIAATAGRIWVENKVDFSEPKNLITVATALILGAGDLKLPIFGYELGGIGTATFGAIVLYHLLNRRTA, encoded by the coding sequence ATGGGCTATTTTCCGAACTGGACCCTGAAGACTTCCGGCGCGGTGATGCCGGATGAACGGCTGCCGACAGGGCAGACGGTGATCGCCGGCTTACAGCATGTCGTCGCGATGTTCGGCTCGACGGTGCTGGCGCCGGTGCTGATGGGCTTCGACCCGAATGTGGCTATCTTCTTCTCGGGCATCGCGACGCTGCTGTTCTTCGTCATCACGCGTGGGCAACTGCCGAGCTATCTCGGCTCCTCCTTCGCCTTCATCGGGGTGGTCATCGCGGCGACCGGCTATGCCGGCTCCGGCCCCAACCCGAATATCGGCGTCGCGCTGGGCGGCATCATCGCCTGCGGTGCGGTCTATGCCGTGATCGGCCTGGTCGTGCAGGGCGTCGGCACGGCCTGGATCGAGAAGCTGCTGCCCCCGGTCGTCACGGGCGCCGTGGTGGCCGCGATCGGCCTCAACCTGACCTCGGTCGCGATCAGCATGATCTCGGCCAGCCCCTATACCAAGTGGATCGCGCTGTTCACGGTGGTCTCGGTGGCACTGGTCGCGGTCTATGGACGCGGCCTGCCGCAGCGCCTGCCGGTGCTGATCGGCGGGCTTGCCGCCTACATCCTCTACGCATTGACGGCGTCGAGTTTCGGCGCGCCGACGATCGATTTCGGCAAGATCGGCGCGGCGGCCTGGTTCGGCCTGCCGCAATTCGTGGCGCCGGTCTTCGACATGAAGGCGATCACGCTGATCGTGCCGGTCGCGATCATCCTGGTCGCGGAGAATCTCGGCCATATCAAGGGAATCTCGGTGATGACCGGCCGCAACTTCGACCATCTGATCGGCCGCGGTTTCTTCGCCGATGGTCTCGGCACCATGATCGCCGGCTCCGGCGGCGGCACGGGCGTCACCACCTATGCCGAGAACATGGGCGTGATGGCGGTGACGCGGGTCTATTCGACGCTGGTCTTCGTCGCTGCCGGTATCATCGCGCTCCTGCTCGGCTTCTCGCCGAAATTCGGCGCGGTGATCGGCACGATTCCCGTCGCGGTTCTGGGCGGCCTCGCCGTCGTCGTCTTCGGCCTGATCGCCGCGACGGCCGGCCGGATCTGGGTCGAGAACAAGGTCGACTTCTCCGAGCCGAAGAACCTGATCACGGTGGCGACCGCGCTGATTCTCGGCGCGGGCGACCTGAAGCTGCCGATCTTCGGTTACGAGCTCGGCGGAATCGGCACCGCGACCTTCGGCGCGATCGTGCTCTATCACCTGCTGAACCGCCGTACGGCCTGA